In Spinacia oleracea cultivar Varoflay chromosome 5, BTI_SOV_V1, whole genome shotgun sequence, a single window of DNA contains:
- the LOC130461580 gene encoding uncharacterized protein: MLFYVELFPFCYFSTKSNSICLLLIFKGDEASLQKALHLVYNLNQDCVDVLFYASWCQFSRNFRPSYSTLSSLYPSIPHFAIEESAIRPRCKLGECRILLCEPGSKHRLQKLQLNFPRTVATMDDHRDNEIQGIDGASHPTGESQGTNTSKKTKFRGPSKGVQAKKPMHLQYNQYGIPDGEWSGEYGKQVGSCAARININVKEYSTLDEHTKKGFWEETKLLFHIIDDPAKRREKYFHMCVAKRFGAFKSRLTRRWITKKEKMPKHQTNDMPWDIYHQITEDDWKTFVIERNKPEMLVRREKTSKSALQNKHPHRTGQKGYVRKRPEWINDGRLPPEAALTLSSGSSSVTSSLTTAPDRFKKFRSVEWILAHQVKNKEGKWEVDPNDKEAVNIAKMALEYIEEEGKGNISFTQGEDALTKAMGKKDHRGRVKATGGVNVGYKVAFGPIDRSSRCGHIEPSPEAIESIRASVRREFEDQLERKVAEALQNQLATLKATGQLHTLSTPALDSSLVSDEFDVNRALVTCCPSSSQQPRELKAITPCRLALEDKVLGNKVIVADGMAYPLDGSLHQHFRSMKPSHYKVQVDCIYDGHDDDTLPVPTGDGFNNLGRALASFVQWPIHLVIFEEDEEYSTPRPTKKSRSQIFEEVVGSSKEKKNELIVKEKTTELVVKDKTTELIVKEKATLDLGSKEKTTLKLTAKGNSCSNKLESKSKSKNSKTAKEMVGSCDRKTEESAAKSKKQNLADDTIQGLGPSCNYLKFIINTAPGDVYKNTSIPLPASVWHYDEDRQTYVNEVDVEEFLRGACLNISVIQVYMMCLFHEHTFAFDNSQIGFVCPEAMSSSRIKANPQAASMYLKVVFNAEIEKEKKGDPNITKWFLIPYHQENHWILYVLDLRRGCAYIFDSAIGSNRENSAWGILCLAYQVYKFNDGICPNRATMQGLKGFHVKCAQQVGAHECGYYVMKFMHEIVTLHHNTDERLDNAYTPRNAPYTDEEIDVVREQWAKFFTTEYLFT; encoded by the exons GTGTAAACTTGGTGAATGTCGTATCCTCTTATGTGAGCCAGGTTCCAAGCACAGGTTGCAGAAATTGCAGTTGAATTTTCCTAG GACCGTAGCTACCATGGATGATCATCGTGATAATGAAATACAGGGAATTGATGGAGCTAGTCATCCTACGGGGGAATCACAAGGTACCAACACTAGTAAAAAGACCAAATTCCGTGGTCCGTCAAAAGGAGTTCAAGCCAAAAAGCCTATGCATCTTCAGTATAATCAATATGGAATCCCCGATGGAGAATGGTCAGGAGAATACGGGAAGCAAGTTGGGTCTTGTGCTGCTAGAATTAACATTAATGTGAAAGAATATTCAACGTTAGATGAACACACAAAGAAGGGGTTTTGGGAGGAGACCAAG CTTCTGTTCCACATTATTGATGATCCGgctaaaaggagagaaaaatattttcatatgTGTGTGGCGAAACGCTTTGGAGCTTTCAAGTCCAGGTTAACGCGGCGTTGGATaactaagaaagaaaaaatgccGAAACATCAGACAAATGACATGCCTTGGGACATCTACCATCAAAtcacagaggatgattggaaaACATTTGTGATAGAACGAAACAAGCCGGAGATGTTG GTTCGTAGAGAAAAAACAAGTAAAAGTGCATTACAAAACAAGCACCCACATCGCACAGGCCAAAAGGGTTATGTTAGAAAGAGACCAGAGTGGATAAATGATGGGCGACTACCGCCAGAGGCAGCTTTAACCCTCTCAAGTGGCTCCTCCTCAGTGACCTCATCACTCACCACAGCGCCAGATAGATTTAAGAAGTTTAGATCAGTAGAGTGGATCTTGGCTCATCAAGTTAAAAACAAAGAGGGAAAGTGGGAAGTTGACCCGAATGATAAAGAAGCCGTAAATATTGCTAAGATGGCT TTGGAGTACATAGAAGAAgagggaaaaggaaatatttcatTCACCCAGGGAGAAGATGCCCTCACCAAGGCTATGGGAAAAAAGGATCACCGTGGGCGTGTCAAGGCAACAGGTGGAGTTAATGTCGGTTACAAAGTTGCTTTCGGTCCAATAGACCGAAGTAGTAGATGTGGCCATATTGAACCATCACCGGAGGCTATCGAATCAATCAGAGCTTCGGTGAGAAGGGAGTTTGAAGATCAATTAGAGAGAAAGGTGGCGGAGGCCCTCCAAAACCAACTAGCCACATTGAAAGCAACCGGTCAACTACACACCCTCTCTACCCCCGCACTTGATTCTTCTCTTGTAAGTGATGAGTTTGATGTTAACCGTGCACTCGTAACCTGTTGTCCGAGTTCATCGCAGCAACCACGCGAGCTGAAG GCCATAACTCCATGTCGTCTTGCCCTTGAGGATAAAGTTTTGGGTAACAAAGTGATAGTGGCAGATGGTATGGCGTACCCATTGGATGGTTCGTTGCACCAACACTTTAGATCGATGAAGCCTAGTCATTATAAGGTCCAAGTTGATTGTATTTACGACGGACATGATGATGACACTCTTCCGGTACCTACTGGAGATGGATTCAATAACTTAGGCAGGGCTCTTGCTAGTTTTGTGCAATGGCCAATTCACTTGGTGATTTTCGAAGAAGACGAG GAGTACTCTACTCCACGCCCAACAAAGAAGTCCAGGAGTcagatttttgaagaggtggttGGTAGCTCCAAAGAGaagaaaaacgaattaattgtcAAAGAGAAGACAACAGAATTAGTTGTCAAAGATAAGACAACAGAATTAATTGTCAAAGAGAAGGCAACACTTGATTTAGGGTCCAAAGAGAAGACAACACTGAAGTTAACGGCCAAG GGAAATTCATGCTCAAATAAGTTGGAGTCGAAATCGAAGTCGAAGAACTCTAAGACGGCCAAAGAGATGGTaggtagttgtgatcgtaaaACTGAAGAATCAGCCGCCAAAAGTAAGAAGCAAAATTTGGCAGACGAcacaattcaaggtcttggcccATCATGCAATTATTTGAAGTTTATCATCAATACGGCGCCCGGTGATGTATATaaaaatacttcaatcccattgCCCGCTTCGGTTTGGCATTATGACGAAGATCGACAAACTTATGTAAATGAGGTTGACGTTGAAGAGTTCCTTAGAGGGGCGTGCCTCAACATTTCAGTGATCCAAGTCTATATGAT GTGTTTATTCCACGAACACACCTTTGCATTTGACAACTCTCAGATTGGGTTTGTTTGTCCCGAGGCAATGTCAAGCTCTAGAATCAAGGCCAACCCTCAGGCTGCATCAATGTATTTGAAAGTAGTTTTCAatgctgaaattgaaaaggagaagaagGGTGATCCTAACATTACCAAGTGGTTTTTGATCCCATACCATCAAGA AaatcattggattttgtacgtGTTAGACCTACGTAGAGGTTGTGCGTATATTTTCGACTCTGCGATAGGTTCCAACCGAGAAAATAGTGCATGGGGAATCTTGTGTTT ggcataccaagtgtacaagtttAATGATGGGATTTGTCCGAATAGAGCGACTATGCAGGGGTTGAAAGGCTTCCATGTAAAG tgtgctcaacaagtcggcgcccacgagtgtggctattacgttatgaagttcatgcatGAAATAGTCACGTTACACCATAACACTGATGAGCGGTTAGACAAT gcttacactccaagaaatgcgccttataccgatgaggaaatagatgtggttcgtgagcaatgggctaagttttttacaaccgagtatttatttacttag